One genomic region from Cardiocondyla obscurior isolate alpha-2009 linkage group LG19, Cobs3.1, whole genome shotgun sequence encodes:
- the LOC139110220 gene encoding glutathione S-transferase theta-1, which produces MTLKLYYDLLSQPSRALYIFLKMCNIPFEKKIVNLKNLEHYTPEFEQINPFKKVPVIDHDGFKLAESVGIARYLCREFKVDDSWYPTDSKKQAKVDEYLEWQHLNTRMHCAGYFLAKFLNPLMRGTSPKPEKVAELEKRMNDCIDLIENVWLKDKPFLVGNTISVADIFCACELEQPRLAGYDPRKGRPRLTAWMDKVATETSPHYQDAHKFLNQMAQNPSSPKL; this is translated from the exons atgactttgaaattatattacgacTTACTCTCGCAACCTTCGAGAgcattgtatatatttttaaaaatgtgcaATATACCGTTCGAGAAGAAGATTGTAAATTTGAAGAATCTCGAACACTACACTCCAGAATTTGAACAAATTAATCCGTTCAAGAAAGTCCCAGTCATAGATCACGACGGCTTCAAACTTGCAGAAAG TGTAGGGATCGCGCGGTATTTGTGCCGAGAATTTAAGGTGGACGATTCTTGGTACCCGACCGATTCCAAAAAACAGGCGAAAGTTGATGAGTACCTCGAGTGGCAGCATCTCAACACGAGGATGCATTGTGCGGGATACTTTTTAGCGAAG TTTCTTAATCCGCTCATGCGAGGTACGTCGCCCAAGCCAGAAAAAGTAGCCGAATTGGAAAAGCGTATGAACGATTGCATTGACTTAATTGAGAACGTGTGGCTGAAAGATAAGCCATTTTTGGTGGGAAACACGATCAGCGTGGCTGATATATTTTGCGCATGTGAATTAGAGCAACCGC gattAGCCGGTTATGACCCGAGAAAGGGAAGACCACGTCTGACCGCCTGGATGGATAAAGTTGCCACAGAAACAAGTCCTCATTATCAAGACGCTCATAAATTCTTAAATCAAATGGCACAAAATCCATCATCGCCAAAACTTTAA
- the Rogdi gene encoding protein rogdi, with translation MADCEKEEAHNLQMEFEWVLHEEVHSSLSQLRNILMECAQRFPLALFGNDQHNKTDRFVFAAPHDQVKCVAVLTGDSITNAEVNFKVQRQQNVNMRTSIQNEHPWKLQQIQDAANHLQQGIAHIDNVDRHYLFKTSDEVMHVLGNILGCLQRSRTSLIVPRKKTIDDLIKSRNMKSLNPNLPENLAISFYIQSYKLVLAVYQLENAHGSVKYETQQAECSVPWLNDALVLLTIALQLCQRLKDKICVFSQYKDFTVGSRVPSALGW, from the exons ATGGCGGACTGCGAGAAGGAGGAGGCGCACAATCTC CAAATGGAGTTCGAGTGGGTGCTCCACGAGGAAGTGCACTCCTCGTTGTCACAGCTTCGAAACATCTTAATG gagTGTGCTCAACGCTTCCCGCTGGCGCTCTTCGGTAACGATCAGCACAACAAAACCGACAGATTTGTTTTTGCGGCGCCGCACGATCAAGTAAAGTGTGTTGCAGTTTTGACAGGCGACAGTATTACTAATGCG GAAGTGAATTTTAAAGTACAGAGACAACAAAATGTTAATATGAGGACAAGTATTCAAAATGAACATCCATGGAAATTGCAGCAAATTCAAGATGCTGCCAATCATTTACAGCAAGGCATTGCTCATATTGATAATGTAGACAGACATTATCTATTTAAAACCTCAGATGAAGTCATGCATGTGCTAGGTAATATTCTAGGCTGCCTTCAAAGGAGCAGAACTAGTTTGATTGTCCCTAGAAAGAAGACAATTGATGATCTTATTAAAAGTCGAAATAtg AAATCTCTTAATCCAAACCTTCCAGAAAATTTGGCCATTAGTTTTTACATTCAAAGCTACAAACTGGTCTTAGCTGTTTATCAGTTAGAAAATGCTCATGGTAGCGTCAAGTATGAAACCCAACAAGCAGAATGCAGTGTGCCATGGCTAAATGATGCTCTTGTGTTGCTTACTATTGCTTTACAACTTTGTCAACGACTGAAAGACAAg ataTGTGTCTTTTCTCAATATAAAGATTTTACGGTAGGTTCTCGTGTTCCTTCCGCCCTGGGCTGGTAA